The DNA segment agaaaggagaTATGAATAGAAACAAAAGATTTAGGAAGAGGTCATAATGCAGATCATAACAGATTGTCTTCTTTATCTACGATTCGTTCAATAAGCTAATTAGATATGGAATTGGACTGAGTTGTACCTTTGTGTCCTACATTGAAGGAGATAGTAAAAGAGTATTAAGGAGACGTGATTGATAGCCCGTCATCACTGGAAGCCAAATTGCTTCATTTTAGCTGTATAACATACATGACAATTTCACCCTTTACATATATAGAAAACCGGCCCTATTAAACATTAACTGGTAAGTCCAAAGGGTCGGAGCAAATGTGATGAAATCGTTCTAAGTTGTTTACTTTGCTGGTGGGGAAAACCCACTTCTATTAATCTCATGACGATTTCGCAGTACCCAATCAGCATGCACGGAACTATTTACCATTGTTATGtttgatcaaaattttcaatttaatgcaaGCGTAACCATTTTGAGCGGTAAGCCAACGTTTACGCAGACTGGTACAGATTTTGATACTTCCTGGAAATGAACTCCATCCTCTTTACACTTGATATTGAAATCATGACTTTCCCATCCCCCTCCTTTACTGTCATCTGTTGTACTCTTGCCTGATTGACATACATCTAGAACTCAACATGGCTGAGAAAGCGGAAACTTCAGGCCCTCCACAAAGCTTGATATGCCCACTTTGCTTAGACATCTTCGTCGAAGCAGTCATTCTTCCGACATGTGGGCATACTTATTGCCGTAGATGCCTCAAAAACATCGATCTTTCCACTCAGAGCTATCATATGACGTGCCCTGTCTGCAGAAAGAAGTCCAAGTTTACATCTGCAAAGTGTGTTGATGATTTCCCCGCTAATGTGACGGTGAACGCGTTCGTAGACGACTACCACGCGAGAAAGAGTGAGACACGCCCAAAATGCAATACTTGCAGACGGCAATGGGATGCTGAGTTATTCTGCAAGACCTGCGACAGGTATTTGTGTGAAAGGTGTGTGACTGGTCATCAAGAAATGGCTTTTCATTTTGAAGGCCATGAGACTGTTGCCATTGAGGATGTCATTGATCAATCTTCTAAAAAAGACTGCACCAACGAACAAGAGGACAAAAAGAGTGGAACACGTCCAAAATGCAATGCTTGCAGACGGCAAAGGAATGCCAACTCATTCTGCAAAACCTGCCACAAGTACCTGTGTAAGAAGTGTGTATCGGGTCATCATGAGATGGCTTTTCTTTTTGAAGGTCATGAGATTGTTCCAATAGAGGTAGGCAAGGGGAAGATTAGTCATGAtgattcattgaaaaaatgctgcatgatgataaaaacaagaaaatgtttGTGCGAATTAAGGTCCACATTAATTTGTCAACATTTTGAATACTCATTGGTCGTCATGGTCATTAATTAAAGAGAATCGAACTGTACCATCACGACCAATTACGAATAAGAATTGGGGTGCGCCCGGGGCAACGGATGCACCCCTGAAAgatttcagcaagaaattcaccaAAGTACGAATACGAATTAAGGAAGAGTTATAAATAAAAAGGGGGAAGTATTGAGAGAAGGAAGGGGGAAGAATAACAAGAAGATTGATAAAAATCTTCAATTATATAAATGTAGGTAAATGTATCTATTCAATCCTCAGGAGGTAAGTATTGTAAGAATAAAGCTAGCATTAtacttaaagcctgtgtatagctttggtaaagggtcaataatgtgattgataatcgaatatcatctaatatgacagtcttactgaagcgtagagaccgttagatatttttccaactgcacttctctgagaaaatttcaaatattcaaatcttggatatatagcgccctctctcggcgatgcttgttttaaattaaaaaatgggcattcaagcatttatcttataaatttagtgattagatatccaaaagttacagacaaagaacatatcttgaaagtttcagcccattccatgatttagaataggatttaattgaaagacaaaaacacacagatattttaatttgatcgggtgacccgatcaagttaaatttccatgtaatatcgcaaaatttatcctgtaaaacacattttcatttcatatcctccacatcataactgttatagggcatatccattcatattatctagcaatgaattggaatagtgataggtgcattttggtggatttaccaaaactatacacaagctttaaaacgTTGGTCTTAACCACTAATggcttcccccccccaaaaaaaaaaaaaccgtacAAACGTTGGTTTTGGATACTATGGACCCCTAAACAAGCATTCATTACAACCATGAAAGGAGGACCAAAGAACGAAAGGAAAGTTTATACTAAATACATGGTCAAAAGGTTCGAGCCTATTCCGACATAATTTTTAAGATCTGATGTCCACactaatactattactactactactactacagttGTGAGCCGGTCAATTGGAGATACACACCAGTTTTGAGTTTTGATTATTACAATAGTTGTATTACCTGTTTCATTATCCCCTGCCACTTTTTTTTAACCCAAGTACAAACCATAAACAGAACACAGAGCGCTTAGAAACAACAGTAGTAATAAGCGCcttataaatgttatgtattattactactacttttaaTAGTACTTATAATACTGCTCTGCTCCTAAAGGCGCGTACACGGATTTGGACTTTTCCGCGATGTGAATTTGTCTGTAAAATTTGACCCCTCccacccccatcccccccccaaaaaaagggggagagtCTTTGCCAATCGTATTGGGTGCGGATCTGCGCCAGTACTTCTTTTGTCTTACATAATGCTTAATGTCCCATattatttgattcttgggaTTCTTTAAGAATGTCAATTACTGGGTTCTTTTTTCTCGCTTGTATTAATTCACACAGAAGAAGCCTGAACAAAATCTTCAACCTAACCTCGGCAGCAACACAAGATCAGATCCCAAGTTAAATGTCATTAAACGTGTAACTCTACCAGCATTTGCAGAGGTGTGGGGAATGACGCGGTACTCTGATGACAGCGTGGGTATCCCGTTTGGGAAGGTTGGACATGGTGCAGCTATAATCAATTCAGATGGTAGAGAGCAGCCATGGCCGTACCCGAACACACGTAATGGCCTGGAGTATTTTGATCTTATTATACAGGAAGACAGGTCACTATGCGTATCGACGGGTAATTCAGAAGCACACGTATATTCTCCCGATGGATCTAAGAAATCAACCATTCACGTGAATGACAATGGCAAATTTCTCACCCTAAACAGGAGTCCATCAGATGAAATCATCATTTCTAACGCTGGAAAACAAGTTTACATCTATGACCCTACAGGATCCACTCTCAAACACGCTGTTCAAACAAGAAACAGGACCGGTCAGGCAGCAGCCACCAGATCGGGTTTGATCGTCGCG comes from the Lytechinus variegatus isolate NC3 chromosome 9, Lvar_3.0, whole genome shotgun sequence genome and includes:
- the LOC121422082 gene encoding uncharacterized protein LOC121422082, which encodes MAEKAETSGPPQSLICPLCLDIFVEAVILPTCGHTYCRRCLKNIDLSTQSYHMTCPVCRKKSKFTSAKCVDDFPANVTVNAFVDDYHARKSETRPKCNTCRRQWDAELFCKTCDRYLCERCVTGHQEMAFHFEGHETVAIEDVIDQSSKKDCTNEQEDKKSGTRPKCNACRRQRNANSFCKTCHKYLCKKCVSGHHEMAFLFEGHEIVPIEKKPEQNLQPNLGSNTRSDPKLNVIKRVTLPAFAEVWGMTRYSDDSVGIPFGKVGHGAAIINSDGREQPWPYPNTRNGLEYFDLIIQEDRSLCVSTGNSEAHVYSPDGSKKSTIHVNDNGKFLTLNRSPSDEIIISNAGKQVYIYDPTGSTLKHAVQTRNRTGQAAATRSGLIVASSCCFFPRVLTVYDRDGNAGESLQGPDGVGLYAAVDEQDRVYVASVDMLNKRVVIRLYDLDDLNLKERVEFNALDLKGMFSSWCYLVSLSYEMLAFACMNHLYFIKVSLE